The following proteins are encoded in a genomic region of Mahella australiensis 50-1 BON:
- a CDS encoding ABC transporter permease, whose product MAGLAKETDMRVIMPITNKWDIIRKDLVKNRYIYIMLLPVVTYYIVFHYVPLYGAQIAFRDFSPSRGIWGSRWVGFKYFEEFFNSYYFGRLLRNTVLISLYDLIFGFPAPIILALLLNEVKNNIFKRTVQTVTYLPHFISLVVICGMIIDFLARDGLVNNMLNRFGIESIPFMIKPEWFRTVYVASNIWQGIGWGSIIYLAALSNIDPQLYEAATIDGAGRFRQALHVTLPGILPTIVIMLILRLGQMLNVGSEKILLLYNTSTYETADVISTFVYRKGILEASYSYSTAVGLFNSVINFALLVTANFISRKATETSLW is encoded by the coding sequence ATGGCTGGTTTAGCTAAAGAGACAGATATGCGAGTTATTATGCCCATCACTAATAAATGGGATATTATTCGCAAAGATCTGGTGAAAAATAGATATATTTATATAATGCTTTTGCCTGTGGTGACGTATTATATCGTTTTTCATTATGTACCTTTATATGGTGCTCAAATAGCATTCAGAGATTTTAGCCCATCTAGAGGTATATGGGGAAGCCGGTGGGTTGGTTTTAAGTATTTCGAAGAATTTTTCAACAGCTATTATTTTGGGCGTTTGTTAAGGAACACCGTGCTCATAAGCTTATATGATTTGATATTTGGTTTTCCCGCGCCCATAATATTAGCCTTATTATTGAATGAGGTCAAAAATAATATTTTTAAACGAACGGTTCAAACAGTGACGTATTTACCGCATTTTATATCATTGGTGGTTATATGCGGCATGATTATAGATTTCCTTGCCAGGGATGGCCTGGTGAATAATATGCTGAACCGTTTCGGGATAGAATCCATACCTTTTATGATCAAACCGGAGTGGTTTAGAACGGTATATGTAGCATCTAATATATGGCAAGGTATAGGATGGGGTTCAATAATATACCTTGCCGCGTTATCGAATATAGACCCGCAGTTGTATGAAGCCGCCACCATAGACGGAGCCGGGCGCTTTAGGCAAGCGCTGCATGTGACTTTACCTGGCATATTGCCTACTATAGTGATAATGCTTATATTGAGGCTTGGCCAGATGCTTAATGTGGGATCTGAGAAAATACTCCTTCTGTATAATACAAGCACTTACGAGACGGCCGATGTCATATCGACTTTTGTATACCGAAAGGGGATTTTGGAAGCAAGTTATAGTTACAGTACGGCTGTAGGGCTGTTTAATTCAGTTATAAACTTCGCTTTGCTTGTGACGGCTAACTTTATAAGCCGTAAAGCGACCGAAACCAGTTTATGGTGA
- a CDS encoding carbohydrate ABC transporter permease, with product MHIKKSIGERIFDVFNTALMILLMVVTLYPFLHVFFASISDPTAVVQHRGLLLWPEGFTAGAYKLVFKNPMIPVGYKNTLIYVLAGTTINIFMTTLGAYGLSRRNVYFKNHIMFLITFTMFFSGGLIPTYLLVKDLGMTDTRWALLIPNAISAYNLIIMRTSFAGVPVSLEESAKLDGANDFTVLFRIILPLSMPVVAVMILFYGVNHWNSWFNAMIYLRDRQLFPLQLVLREILISNSTDTMIAGSAGLDREPIGETVKYATIIVATVPILFIYPFLQRYFVKGVMIGAIKE from the coding sequence GTGCATATCAAAAAGAGCATAGGCGAACGGATATTTGATGTATTTAATACAGCGCTGATGATATTATTGATGGTAGTGACCCTTTATCCATTTTTACATGTATTTTTTGCCTCTATAAGCGATCCGACGGCCGTCGTGCAGCATAGAGGGCTGCTACTTTGGCCTGAGGGTTTTACAGCAGGGGCTTATAAGTTGGTGTTTAAAAATCCTATGATACCGGTAGGGTATAAAAATACATTGATATATGTATTGGCAGGTACCACTATAAATATATTTATGACCACTTTAGGGGCGTACGGCCTGTCAAGGAGGAACGTATATTTTAAGAATCATATAATGTTTTTGATAACATTTACCATGTTCTTTAGCGGGGGGTTAATACCTACTTATCTTCTGGTCAAAGATTTGGGTATGACTGATACGCGTTGGGCTCTTCTTATACCGAATGCCATAAGCGCATACAACCTTATAATAATGAGGACGTCCTTCGCCGGAGTACCGGTTAGCCTGGAGGAATCGGCCAAGCTGGATGGAGCAAATGATTTTACCGTTTTGTTCAGGATTATTTTGCCGCTGTCTATGCCTGTTGTAGCTGTAATGATACTATTTTACGGAGTAAATCATTGGAATTCGTGGTTTAATGCCATGATATATTTGAGGGATAGACAACTATTTCCTCTACAACTGGTATTAAGAGAAATACTTATATCAAATAGCACTGACACTATGATAGCGGGCTCAGCCGGTCTGGATAGGGAACCGATAGGCGAGACGGTAAAGTATGCTACTATTATAGTGGCTACAGTGCCAATATTATTTATATATCCATTTTTACAGAGGTACTTTGTAAAAGGTGTTATGATAGGCGCTATTAAGGAATAA
- a CDS encoding carbohydrate ABC transporter permease, which produces MKVKKSLIYSDGFWACLLLLPNLLGFIIFTLFPVIAALFLSFTEYDMMSPVKWIGIQNYTELFNDATFKQVLFNTLYYSIFTVPLGVIISLFLAIALDQKIALVKFYRAVYFLPVISSMVAVAMVWQWIFNPEYGLLNYILSLFRIKGPAWLSDPTWAMPAIIITNIWKGLGFNMLLFLAGLQGISNSYYEAADIEGASWWTKFIKITIPLLSPTTFFVLIMSFISSFQVFDSVFLMTGGGPGRSTSVLVHYLYQNAFQYFRMGYASALAYVLFLLVFLVTIVQFIFQKKWVVY; this is translated from the coding sequence ATGAAAGTTAAAAAGTCACTTATATATTCAGACGGTTTTTGGGCATGCTTGCTTTTACTGCCTAACTTATTAGGATTTATTATATTCACATTATTTCCGGTAATAGCTGCGTTGTTTTTAAGTTTCACAGAATATGACATGATGTCTCCCGTAAAATGGATAGGCATACAAAACTATACGGAATTATTTAATGATGCCACTTTTAAGCAAGTGCTATTTAATACACTTTATTATAGTATATTTACGGTGCCGTTAGGAGTGATAATTTCGTTATTTTTGGCTATTGCTTTAGATCAAAAGATTGCTTTGGTTAAATTTTATAGAGCAGTATATTTTTTGCCAGTTATATCATCTATGGTCGCTGTTGCTATGGTTTGGCAGTGGATATTTAATCCAGAGTACGGATTGTTGAACTATATATTGAGCTTATTTAGAATAAAAGGCCCTGCTTGGTTAAGTGACCCAACATGGGCTATGCCGGCCATCATTATTACAAATATTTGGAAGGGCTTAGGTTTTAATATGCTTTTATTTCTCGCTGGATTACAGGGTATAAGTAATTCTTATTATGAAGCCGCGGATATTGAAGGAGCTAGCTGGTGGACTAAGTTTATAAAAATTACCATTCCGTTGCTTTCTCCCACTACTTTTTTTGTTTTAATAATGAGTTTTATAAGTTCTTTTCAAGTATTTGATTCAGTATTTTTAATGACAGGTGGAGGGCCGGGACGTTCTACATCAGTGTTAGTTCATTATTTATATCAAAATGCGTTTCAATATTTCAGAATGGGTTATGCAAGTGCATTGGCTTACGTATTATTTTTGCTAGTATTTTTGGTTACTATAGTACAGTTTATTTTCCAAAAAAAATGGGTTGTTTATTAA
- a CDS encoding carbohydrate ABC transporter permease codes for MQGKMRRNAIISHIILMSGAVTMILPFLWMISTSLKPLNEVFTFPPTIFGSRIVWENYLRISERFPFWIFFLNSLKISSIVVCAQLITSSMAGFVFARLKFKFRDTLFALYLGTMMIPSQVTMIPNFLLMRFYGLVDTHYALILPALVSPFGTFLMRQFFLTVPLELEEAAKIDGCTPFGIYWRVFLPLSGPSLATLGIFTFMGIWNDFLAPLVYINTQSKMTLPLGLASMQGMYSTDWPALMAGTCISILPVLIVFLAAQDMFIKGVTLSGLREG; via the coding sequence ATGCAGGGAAAAATGAGGAGAAACGCTATTATTTCTCATATAATATTAATGTCTGGAGCAGTTACTATGATACTCCCCTTTTTATGGATGATAAGCACCTCATTAAAGCCGTTGAACGAGGTTTTTACTTTTCCACCAACGATTTTCGGCAGCAGAATAGTTTGGGAAAACTATTTAAGGATATCAGAGAGGTTTCCTTTTTGGATATTTTTTCTAAATAGTTTAAAAATATCCTCTATTGTAGTATGTGCTCAGCTTATAACAAGTTCCATGGCAGGTTTTGTATTTGCGCGTCTAAAATTTAAATTTAGAGATACATTGTTTGCGTTATATTTGGGTACTATGATGATTCCGAGCCAAGTAACAATGATTCCTAATTTTCTTCTAATGAGATTTTATGGGCTGGTTGATACGCATTATGCTCTTATTTTACCTGCCTTGGTATCGCCATTTGGTACTTTTTTAATGCGCCAGTTTTTCTTAACGGTGCCGTTGGAACTGGAGGAAGCCGCGAAAATAGATGGATGTACACCTTTTGGTATATATTGGCGTGTATTTTTACCTTTATCTGGCCCTTCCCTTGCTACTCTCGGTATTTTCACTTTTATGGGAATATGGAATGATTTTTTAGCACCATTGGTTTATATAAATACTCAAAGCAAAATGACGCTACCGTTAGGGCTAGCTTCTATGCAAGGTATGTATTCAACTGATTGGCCAGCATTAATGGCCGGAACTTGTATAAGTATACTACCTGTACTTATAGTATTTTTAGCAGCACAGGATATGTTTATTAAGGGTGTTACTCTTTCTGGTTTAAGAGAAGGATGA
- a CDS encoding ABC transporter substrate-binding protein, with the protein MKRYCLLVINLLIIAMLASACSGTTNKSDNGQSGDISQNGQTEAENQKIALKMMGWEASPLETQSVKNGLASFMKSNPNITVEYTTVPGTNYLSKLMTMLAGNAAPDVFFCATDYYRTLAKRGQLLDITERFIDSEYKEEDFLPGTMKLMKVDGKLYGVISCIVGPELFYNKEIFDKAGLPYPPSDPAKAWTWDEFREVAKKLTVKDGDKVTQHGAYGFEAQYVTTALIMGNEGKIFNDTYDKMFINNPEAKQVFEAVLNLRKADNAAPDAITLEKVGMQPHQMLQTGKVAMLADGSWSLQELAQMNFEVGVGVLPKFKESVTHVQAHMHSAWANTKYPNEAWKLVAYLSSDEYQTQNVKEGLWLPDRKSLYTEEGMEKWYSEEIYGEEFKSMVDWFINADVYPYAMVGNSKVNDIYTEVTDMYWHADRDIDSTLSELETRVNEELSKGQ; encoded by the coding sequence ATGAAAAGATATTGTTTATTGGTAATAAATTTGCTTATAATAGCTATGCTTGCAAGCGCATGCTCTGGGACAACTAACAAAAGCGATAATGGGCAAAGCGGCGATATAAGCCAAAATGGGCAAACTGAAGCCGAGAATCAAAAAATTGCCTTGAAGATGATGGGCTGGGAAGCAAGTCCGTTAGAAACACAAAGTGTAAAGAATGGCTTAGCTAGTTTCATGAAAAGCAATCCTAATATCACGGTTGAATATACTACAGTTCCAGGTACTAATTATTTGTCTAAGTTAATGACGATGTTAGCAGGGAATGCTGCGCCTGATGTTTTTTTCTGTGCCACTGACTATTACCGGACATTGGCCAAAAGAGGACAATTATTGGATATTACAGAACGTTTTATAGATAGCGAATACAAAGAGGAAGATTTTCTTCCTGGAACCATGAAGCTGATGAAAGTAGATGGTAAATTGTACGGTGTAATCAGTTGTATTGTCGGTCCAGAGTTATTCTATAATAAAGAGATATTTGATAAAGCTGGTCTGCCATACCCGCCAAGCGACCCTGCCAAAGCATGGACGTGGGATGAATTTAGAGAAGTTGCCAAAAAGTTAACTGTTAAAGATGGCGACAAAGTAACACAACATGGCGCTTATGGATTTGAGGCTCAATATGTTACAACGGCTCTTATTATGGGCAATGAAGGGAAAATTTTCAATGATACTTATGATAAAATGTTTATAAATAATCCGGAGGCAAAACAGGTGTTTGAAGCTGTGTTAAATTTGCGTAAGGCGGATAATGCAGCACCTGATGCTATAACATTGGAGAAGGTGGGAATGCAACCACATCAGATGCTCCAAACGGGAAAAGTTGCAATGTTGGCAGATGGCTCGTGGTCATTGCAGGAATTGGCTCAAATGAATTTCGAAGTTGGGGTAGGCGTTTTACCTAAATTTAAAGAGTCAGTAACCCATGTTCAAGCACATATGCATTCTGCTTGGGCGAATACCAAATATCCTAATGAAGCATGGAAGCTTGTTGCGTACTTGTCTTCAGATGAATATCAGACACAAAATGTTAAAGAAGGTCTATGGTTACCTGATAGAAAATCATTGTATACTGAAGAAGGTATGGAAAAATGGTATAGTGAAGAGATCTATGGAGAAGAGTTCAAATCAATGGTAGATTGGTTTATAAATGCGGATGTTTATCCATATGCTATGGTTGGGAACAGTAAGGTTAATGATATCTATACAGAGGTGACGGATATGTATTGGCATGCTGACAGGGACATAGACTCCACATTATCCGAGCTGGAAACAAGAGTAAACGAGGAGCTTTCCAAAGGGCAATAA